The window AAGCAACTTAAAATCGCAACTGATAACGCAAATGCAGCAGAGAGAAGCGCAAAATTTGCTTTATATCTATTAATTGCCACTGGTGTCAATATTTTGCTTTTTGGTTTTCAAGTAGTTAACGAATATCTGAAAGAGGATGCTCCTCCTCAAATCATAATTTCCGATGAGGTGAGGGAAGAGATTGAGCAAACTCATATCCAAATTCAACAGATACAAGAACAACTGTATCAACTGCAATCTAAACTTCCTACAAAAACTCCAGATACAGCGCTATGATCCACTAATATGAATGGCACACCAACCACCAGGGTGAAGGTTTTAGCACAGTCAGAAATAAAACTAGGATTGTCTGCGGCTTCCCTCCTGGCTATGATCCCATGGAGCTGGCTCTTGCAGTTGCCGCTTACCTTGATATCATAAGGACTACAGGGAGCTGATTGCAATGGTAGAAGAGATCAATCCAGACCGGGCGTAGAAAAGTAAGCAGCTGCTGAAGCAGGCTGGGCAGTGATTTTAAATGTTATGTTTATGGATATCAGTTCTAACAACATATATAAACCTATAGTCAGTGATTTAGATACTGTAATTAATGGTATCGAAACGCCGGGAGAAGATGGTACTTCAAAAGTATTGTACAGAAATGGATTCTTTTCATCCCATAATAAATTCTTTTATGTCATTTATGAATATTTAGTCCGGCCTCACATGAAGATTGACGTAGAAAGAGTGTTAGTGATTATAAAACCAAATAACCAGGCTCATGTATATTACAATTATCTTGCTAAGGTTACTGTCAATCAAAAATCTCATGGCTTGTCTGCAAATTCATGGGTTACATCAACCCAATTGATGGGAGACATTGTTTCTGTCTCACTAGAAGCTGGAGAATTTGGGTTTCCCTTTGAAAAGGGAGATCAAATTATATGGTTTTTTAGGCACAAGCTAACATTTGGGATATTCTTCGATTTCAGAAGAGAATTAGATAAAATCGATATTCAGAGAGATTTAACTGTGGCGTATAAAAAATTAGCTTTCTATGAAATATACAATTTTCTAAGCCAAACAAGCTCTGTTGAAAAGCTATTTTTAATGGGCTGGTTTCCTTTTTCTCAACTGATTTATGGAAGTTATTCTAAAGCTGTAAGCATGACAACCTCTGAAAGTTCTAACCTAGAGGAAAGAGTTGGCCAATTGTTTGTAAATGAATTCAGCAAAGAAAGAATAACCTCAATTTATAATAAATGGCTTACTGATGAAGTATTCAATGATAGAAAGCCCATCTTGTTCTCTGGCATCAACTCATATAATAATCAGGATTACATTGCATCTATCAGTACCCTTATTCCACAAATGGAAGGGATTTTGCAACAAAAGCATATTATAAATAACAGGAAAGCCCTGAAACCACACGAAGTAACTAACTATTTGATAGATGTTGCAAAGTCAGTGTATAGTTCCAGTGATTCCACGATGTTTCCTGACTTATTTAAGTTGTATTTAGATTCTAGTCTATTCAAAAATTACAATGCAATGGGTAAAAATATAAACCTCAGTAGGCACACTACTGCTCATGGTGCTGCACCAGCAAAATTATTTACTCAAGAAAAGGCTTTACAAGTTATCTTAACCTTGGACCAGATATTTCACCTTTCAGTCTGACCATAAATACATATTTCGACATATGATATTCTATTGCCCATGTTGATCAAATCTATTTGTTGATGTTTCTTGACTCCTGCCTCGCGAGCCTTCTGGATATCATTGTATAGTTTGAGCATGCGCTTCAAAACTTTCGTCATTACTGGTTCACGCTTCCGTACATCATCTTGTTCAAAGACTTAGCAACCCTGCAAGTTTTAGAAGATCAGCAGGCTTACAATGAATATAGCAACAGTTTTGGAATGGGAACAGTTGAAAGATAAAAACATTACTCAACAAGTACTCACACCTTAATATGTTCTATAAGCTGAACTGATACTTTATACTCTTGATAGTTCTAGTTGCTGGTTGTAAGCAGTCAGAGTTAAGGCCAAACTTACCTCTAACCTTTGAAGAACAGCAGATAGCGTTGGGCAATCCCAGCATGGCTACTGCTGATCCTACAAACTTCAACAATTATCTGATGATGAAACCACATTATGCTTTATCCTATAGCAGGGACCGGGGAACACCTAACTGGGTGAGCTGGCATGTTAATAAAAGCTGGATTGGTGATGCTCCCCGGCAGAATAACTTCAGGACTGATGTGACACTACCTGAAGGCTGGTATAAAGTCACCACAACTTCTTATTCCGGCAGCGGCTTTGACAGAGGGCACAATGTTCCTTCTGCTGACCGTACCAGCACAGAAGCAGATAACTCTGCCACATTCCTGATGACTAACATCATTCCACAGGCTCCTAAGAACAACCAGGAGACCTGGGCAAATCTGGAGGACTATACCCGCCGCTTAGTGGATGAAGGGAATGAGGTATATGTGATCATGGGAAACTACGGAACAGGAAGCACCGGCAGCAATGGCACAGCACAGACCATTGATGGGGGTAGAATAGTTGTACCTGCCAATATATGGAAAGTGGAGCTGCTAGAATTGAGTGGACAGTGATTAAGAAAAAAAAGCAATAATTTTAGGCGATGTTACGAGAGTGAAGTGGTCCTAACGCGCGGAAAATTCGACAAAGAATTCAAGCTGATAGAAGCCTACACAGCCTGGATTAAACTTAGCAAGACTAGAGAGAATCCTTCCTCCTCAACAATGAAACTATTGTATGGTTGGAGCTAATGAACCCGATAGCGCAAATTACATGATAGACGAAGAAATTGCGCTACGAGAAGGTCATTCTGTAGGAAGAGACTTCGAAGAGTGAATATGCCTTTCATTTTTTTTATACTCCAGCTCAATCAAAACATTCAAACATGAAAATACTTCAATCTATCACCCTTTTTGTTTTAGCTGGTCTTTGTGAAATAGGTGGAGGGCGATGGACGATCTTCGCCGATTCCTGGAATCAATACATGAGATGAATAACCTTTATGGAAACGTACTGGAAGTTGAGCAGGTGGATCCTTCTGCATGGAATCAAGAGGGTGATGCTTTGGTTCATATGCTGCTAAAAGGTGATCAGCAGCACATCCAAGAACTCTTAAACCATGACCGTAAAAAGTACTTAATTCAATATAACCCACTAGCACTAAACAGATGCCCATCTTGCAAAAGAATCTTTCTCATAGCAGCTCCACCACCACATGATGGACTTGAAGACCCTAAGCCCATTTTTTGCCCCTACGATAAAATTGAAGTAGCAAAAAAATCACCAGGGCACCTGAATGGATTAGCATTGAATACAAATACAAAAGGTATTATCCTAACCTCCAGATACCTGATTTGGATGATGAATAAAGGGAGGAGGGGTTAGTTAATTTATCAGGTCAATGCGAAACCCACTTCAAACCAATGATTGAGGCTATTAAGGTTGATAAGAAAAATATCCTTAACAGGTCTGCAGGCTCTTTAAAGAAGAATATTCCTACCAAAGCTGTTCCTACTGCACCAATGCCTGTCCATACGGCATAAGCTGTTCCAATAGGGAGTGTTTGGCTTGCTTTGTAAAGCAAAAGCATGCTTAAAAGAAGACTGATGAAAAATCCTGCCATCCACAAGGCTGCAGTAGATCCACTTGCTTCTTTAGCTTTTCCCAAACAGGTGGTGAAGCCAACTTCAAAAAGTCCCGCAAGAAGTAATATCCACCAAGCCATAGCTTGTTATGTATGTATGTGAGTAAAACTGTTGCTAGACCTGTGCTCCAGCCTTTCTCCCAAGAGAATAAATAGTTTCACCCTGGAACTCATCTTGTCATTGTAGCCACTAAAATAGGGAAAGCCACTTCTTAAAGTGGCTCTCAATTTCATACTAAGTTGGATCGCAAGCTAAATATTTCAGCTTATCCTTGATTAAAGGCCATTTCCTTAGAAATTGTTTTTAGCCGATTAATACAGGCTAGCATATTGCAGGGCGATCCCGTGGCAACCTCGATCAGATCAGAGTGGTGCAGCAGTTCCTTCTGTAATTTGAGCTTCAGATTTAATTTTTTATTCCTTTTTATTTCTATCAGACAAGGGGAGGAAATATGGCTTGTAGAAAATGCAGTGGGGCTTTCTGTGGTATTTCCTTTTTTCTAAACTAAGCAGACAGACCAAAAAGATATTTTTAAAACTGGAACCTTAAGTATAATTGTTTTATTTTGATGAACTGATAGTATCACTATAATAAAAGCACATAAAGCTATTGAACCTATGTTTACTTTTAAAGATTTAAAAAATGACCTTCCAGCCGGTATAGTAGTATTTCTGGTTGCAGTTCCTCTTTGCCTTGGCATTGCCTTGGCATCTGGTGCTCCACTTTTTTCCGGGATTATTGCCGGCTTTGTAGGAGGCATAGTGGTAACCCTGTTCAGTGGATCTAGTTTAGGAGTAAGCGGTCCGGCAGCAGGTTTGGCCGTGATCGTGCTCAACGCAATCGAGAGCCTGGGTAATTATGAGGTATTTCTTGTAGCCGTGGTCCTGGGCGGCATTATTCAGCTGGCAATGGGATTCTTGAATGCTGGCGTCATTGGCTATTACTTTCCCTCTTCAGTAATCAAAGGAATGCTCGCCGGCATAGGCATCATTATCGCCTTAAAACAGATCCCTCATGCTTTTGGCTATGATGCCGACTATGAAGGAGACGTTAATTTTGTACAGCCGGACGGAGAAAACACCTTTTCAGAAATTGTAAATGCCTTTAACTATGTTTCTACCGGCGCTATAATCATCAGTGTTCTATCCCTGCTGATCCTTATATTCTGGGACCAGGTATTATCCAAAAAGGGCAAAATATTTCAGATTATCCAGGGCCCACTAGTGGTGGTAATGCTGGGCATTGGGCTTAACCTTTTATACAAGAGCATATGGCCCCAGCTTGTCCTTGCAGAAGACCATATGGTACAACTCCCCGTGTCCGGTAGTTTAAGCGGCTTTGCCCAGCAGTTTACCTTCCCAAATTTTAGCGGGGCCTTATCGTCTATATCACAGGTAGTCATTTTAGGTTTCACCCTGGCGATTGTGGCGAGTTTGGAAACCTTACTCTGCCTGGAAGCAACTGATAAGCTGGATCCTTATAAAAGAATAAGTCCGCCGAGCCGGGAGTTAAAAGCACAGGGAATAGGTAATATTCTATCTGGCCTGATTGGTGGTTTGCCTGTTACCCAGGTGATTGTAAGAAGTTCTACCAACATTCAATCCGGTGGTAAAACCAGGCTGTCAGCCTTTATCCACGGTGTCCTGATCCTGATAAGTGTCATGATCTTTCCGGAATTTTTAAACCTGATTCCTCTTGCCAGCCTTGCAGCCATTCTGATAATGGTGGGTTACAAGCTTGCGAAGCCTGCTCTGTTTAAGAAAATGTACCAAAGCGGATGGAATCAGTTCCTTCCATTTATAGTAACTATTATAGCCATTGTTTTTACCGATTTACTTACAGGTATAGGTGTTGGTGTGGTGGTAGCTATTTTCTTTATTCTGAAGAAAAATTACCATGTTTCACATGCCGTGTATAAGGATGAAACTCCTGAAGGGAAAAAGGTGTACCGCCTGGTGATGGCTGAAGATGTAAGCTTTCTCAATAAAGGAAATATCATGCAAACCTTAAGAAGGATTCCTGAAGGATCAAAGGTTGAGATTGATACTACCAAGTCTGTCTTTATTGATGATGATGTAAGCGAGCTTTTTGAAAACTTTAAGGATACGGCTGTACGACAAAATATAGAATTAACTATCCTCGATCATTCTAGTGAATCAAAAATTAAAAAATATGCACCCCTTCAGGATAGCCCTACAAATCCATAATCTTTGAAACCTAAATTAAAATTATTTTTTACAATGAGAACGCAAACCAAACAATCACAGGCACAATTAACCCCCGACAGGGCCAAGGAAATATTGCTGGAAGGCAACCAAAGATTTGTCAACAGCCTTAGGTTAAACCGTAATTATCTGCAGCAGGTAAATGAAACCTCGGAGGGCCAGTATCCTTTTGCAGTTGTGTTAAGTTGTATCGATTCCCGCACCTCTGCAGAATTAATATTTGATCAGGGGCTGGGAGATATTTTCAGTACCCGAATTGCCGGAAATATTGTGAATGATGATATTTTAGGCAGTATGGAGTTTGCCTGTAAAGTTGCCGGTTCTAAACTTATTGTGGTACTAGGCCATACCAATTGTGGAGCGGTTAAAGGAGCCTGCGATCATGTAGAGCTAGGACATCTTAGTGGCCTTCTACATAAAATCAAGCCATCTGTAGATGCTATCAAGCACGCAGGAGAAAGGAGTTCTAAAAATATGGAATTCGTAGAAAAGGTGGCTGAAAGAAACGTTTTAAACATGTTGAAACAAATTCCTGAAAAAAGCCCCATTATCCGGGAAATGGTTGAAAAAGGGCAAATAGGAATAGTGGGCGGAATGTATAATGTTGAGACGGGTGCTGTAGAATTCTATGATGAAAAGTTGGAAGACCAAAAGCTTTTAAATGAAGAATCTACTGGCAAACATTAATATCAAGGTTGATGAAAAATTATATCTGAAAGATCCTGAAACATCGGAAATAGGGAAGAATATCCTGCAACAGGGTATTCTCCTTATGGATGAATTAGGCTTTGAAGCATTTACTTTCAAAAAACTTGCAGAACGGATAGGGTCGACTGAGGCCACCATTTACCGCTATTTCGAGAACAAGCATATGTTGCTGATATACCTGATCTCCTGGTATTGGAACTGGCAGGAGTACCGGCTTGTATTTGCAACCTTAAATGTCACCTCTCCGGAAATAAGACTAAAAGCTGCTATTAGGATCCTGGCAGGTAACATCCGCAATGATCATAATTTTTCTCACATCAATGAGGTAACCCTGCAGCGAATTGTGGTAGCTGAGTCGGCAAAATCCTTTTTAACGAAGGAAGTAGATGCTGATAATCGCGAAGGTTTCTTCCGGAGCTATAAGCGCTTGTGTAAGCGGATATCGGATATTATCGTGGAAATTAACCCTGATTATCCTTATCCTGTTTCCCTGGTTTCCACCGTTTCAGAAAGTGCACATTACCAGAAGTTCTTTGCCAGCCACTTACCCTCCCTTACTAACATAAATGAAAGTCCCGGGGATCAGTTAGAAGAGTTTTTAATCGATTTGGTAATGAAGACCATCTCCAGAAATGGAGAAAGGTAACACAACCTGAACTCGGAATTAAGCAGCAAACCTAAACGGGGGATAATGCTGCTTCGGCTTTGGTCCTTAAAAGTATAAACAGCTAAAGCAGAGAAGATTTGTGCCAGTGCATTGAGTGCCTACCTGAACCTTTTTATAAAAACTAGTAGAGGTAGGCACTCAATGGGTGGTGCAGGATCTCAAGGGCAAAGAAACCTGATCCAAGTGGAGCACCAAAGAGTGCGGTAAATCCAGCAGCCATGCCTGCTATAGTCAAAGAACGCAAGTCTTCTCCTTTCAAGCGTAATTTTCTGGCAAGCCAGGTGCCGGTTGAGCCTGTTACCTGTACCAGGGGAGCTTCCGGGCCAATGCTGCTACCTGCTGCTATGCCTATAAAGGAGGAAAGCAGCATGGAAGGGTTATTCTTTGGCTCCAGCCGACCCCCTTTAAAGCGGATGTTGTTTACAATCAGGTCCATTTCGCCTGGATCTCCAAACCAGTGAATAATCAAACCCACCACCAATCCTGCTCCTGTCATCAGGGGGACCAGGATCCACCCATCTAACTCCATTCTGTAATGCAATACCCATTCCAGTGCTATCCAATATACCGCTGCTATTATTCCCCCAATAAGACCAATGATGAACCAGTACAAGAACTGCCTGCTCAATACAAAAGGATTTAGCTCAAGCTTTTCATATACTTTGTTTCTGATTTCCAGGTATTGTCTTTTCTGCTTGTACTCTTTCATTATAGATTTTGCAAACGGCGAAGATAAGCCTCCAATTAGGGGATACCAATATATATCAGTAATACCTTTTGCTTAGCTGCAATGATCCCATCTCGATAAGATAAGCTAGAAACATTCAGAGAATAATTTAATTGAAGAAGTATGGAGCACACCAGCAGAAGCTATAATTGCTCTTAGGGCTGTTTCTTTACTTTATTCACTGATGTAGGATGAACTACCAGGCTATCCAGTTAGATATTTCCCAGATTGGGGACGTGTTGCTTTCTTCCCTTATAATATATGTTTGTCTAATCATTTTCAGCAGAATAGTAGGGCCGAGAAGCTTCTCGCAAATGACAGCGTTTGACTTTGCCGTTACTGTAGCCCTTGGCGCAATAGTGGGAGCAACTGCTACGGGTGCTGCTACTTTGCACAATGGTATCATAAGTCTTGCCGGCCTCTTCCTACTTCGCTGGCTGGTGGCCCACTTCCGCAGATATGGACTGACAAAAGTAGTGGAT of the Flammeovirgaceae bacterium 311 genome contains:
- a CDS encoding Cl- channel voltage-gated family protein (COG0038 Chloride channel protein EriC) encodes the protein MKEYKQKRQYLEIRNKVYEKLELNPFVLSRQFLYWFIIGLIGGIIAAVYWIALEWVLHYRMELDGWILVPLMTGAGLVVGLIIHWFGDPGEMDLIVNNIRFKGGRLEPKNNPSMLLSSFIGIAAGSSIGPEAPLVQVTGSTGTWLARKLRLKGEDLRSLTIAGMAAGFTALFGAPLGSGFFALEILHHPLSAYLY
- a CDS encoding DNA/RNA non-specific endonuclease (COG1864 DNA/RNA endonuclease G, NUC1); amino-acid sequence: MGNPSMATADPTNFNNYLMMKPHYALSYSRDRGTPNWVSWHVNKSWIGDAPRQNNFRTDVTLPEGWYKVTTTSYSGSGFDRGHNVPSADRTSTEADNSATFLMTNIIPQAPKNNQETWANLEDYTRRLVDEGNEVYVIMGNYGTGSTGSNGTAQTIDGGRIVVPANIWKVELLELSGQ
- a CDS encoding sulfate permease (COG0659 Sulfate permease and related transporters (MFS superfamily)), with the protein product MFTFKDLKNDLPAGIVVFLVAVPLCLGIALASGAPLFSGIIAGFVGGIVVTLFSGSSLGVSGPAAGLAVIVLNAIESLGNYEVFLVAVVLGGIIQLAMGFLNAGVIGYYFPSSVIKGMLAGIGIIIALKQIPHAFGYDADYEGDVNFVQPDGENTFSEIVNAFNYVSTGAIIISVLSLLILIFWDQVLSKKGKIFQIIQGPLVVVMLGIGLNLLYKSIWPQLVLAEDHMVQLPVSGSLSGFAQQFTFPNFSGALSSISQVVILGFTLAIVASLETLLCLEATDKLDPYKRISPPSRELKAQGIGNILSGLIGGLPVTQVIVRSSTNIQSGGKTRLSAFIHGVLILISVMIFPEFLNLIPLASLAAILIMVGYKLAKPALFKKMYQSGWNQFLPFIVTIIAIVFTDLLTGIGVGVVVAIFFILKKNYHVSHAVYKDETPEGKKVYRLVMAEDVSFLNKGNIMQTLRRIPEGSKVEIDTTKSVFIDDDVSELFENFKDTAVRQNIELTILDHSSESKIKKYAPLQDSPTNP
- a CDS encoding hypothetical protein (COG2323 Predicted membrane protein) produces the protein MNYQAIQLDISQIGDVLLSSLIIYVCLIIFSRIVGPRSFSQMTAFDFAVTVALGAIVGATATGAATLHNGIISLAGLFLLRWLVAHFRRYGLTKVVDNFPIMLMDGSKILPEYLKRANITEADLLQNLRKNGITRLDQVQAVVMERDGSISVLKSGVPLDTYLLKGVKGHPATGKIHVEPPLNKN
- a CDS encoding carbonic anhydrase (COG0288 Carbonic anhydrase) — its product is MRTQTKQSQAQLTPDRAKEILLEGNQRFVNSLRLNRNYLQQVNETSEGQYPFAVVLSCIDSRTSAELIFDQGLGDIFSTRIAGNIVNDDILGSMEFACKVAGSKLIVVLGHTNCGAVKGACDHVELGHLSGLLHKIKPSVDAIKHAGERSSKNMEFVEKVAERNVLNMLKQIPEKSPIIREMVEKGQIGIVGGMYNVETGAVEFYDEKLEDQKLLNEESTGKH
- a CDS encoding small multidrug resistance protein (COG2076 Membrane transporters of cations and cationic drugs), which gives rise to MAWWILLLAGLFEVGFTTCLGKAKEASGSTAALWMAGFFISLLLSMLLLYKASQTLPIGTAYAVWTGIGAVGTALVGIFFFKEPADLLRIFFLSTLIASIIGLKWVSH
- a CDS encoding transcriptional regulator (COG1309 Transcriptional regulator), whose protein sequence is MKNLLANINIKVDEKLYLKDPETSEIGKNILQQGILLMDELGFEAFTFKKLAERIGSTEATIYRYFENKHMLLIYLISWYWNWQEYRLVFATLNVTSPEIRLKAAIRILAGNIRNDHNFSHINEVTLQRIVVAESAKSFLTKEVDADNREGFFRSYKRLCKRISDIIVEINPDYPYPVSLVSTVSESAHYQKFFASHLPSLTNINESPGDQLEEFLIDLVMKTISRNGER